The proteins below come from a single Pararge aegeria chromosome 23, ilParAegt1.1, whole genome shotgun sequence genomic window:
- the LOC120634085 gene encoding uncharacterized protein LOC120634085, translating to MIPEIQSGFRTGYSTATALAKVSDDILCESDKDMGTTVDEDVTHRVNTAWLRWRALSRVLCDNRMPLKTKGKVYKTAVRPALLYGAECWATKRTHEQKLHVNEMKMLRWAAGVTRLDKVRNEYIRGSYKVAPITDKMTEGRLRWYGHVMRRGDDHAVRKALALHEHKRRRGRPASTWWTTVAKDIKNANLIDVTTQDRESWRRKTRRADPK from the exons atgatACCTGAAATACAGTCTGGATTTCGCACTGGGTACAGCACCGCAACTGCGCTTGCAAAAGTATCCGACGACATTCTTTGTGAATCAGACAAAGACATGGGAA CAACAGTAGACGAAGATGTGACACACAGAGTGAACACCGCATGGCTACGGTGGCGAGCATTATCTAGAGTCCTCTGTGACAACAGAATGCCTTTAAAGACCAAGGGAAAGGTGTATAAAACCGCGGTTCGCCCTGCTTTGTTGTACGGCGCGGAGTGCTGGGCGACAAAAAGGACGCATGAGCAAAAACTGCACGTCAACGAGATGAAAATGTTGAGATGGGCAGCAGGTGTAACAAGACTCGATAAAGTGCGTAATGAATACATCAGAGGCAGTTATAAGGTCGCCCCTATAACAGACAAAATGACGGAAGGCAGACTACGGTGGTACGGGCACGTTATGCGGCGCGGTGACGATCACGCCGTGCGAAAAGCCTTGGCACTCCATGAACATAAAAGAAGAAGAGGACGCCCTGCTTccacgtggtggacgacggtggccaaggatattaaaaacgcaaatctaATTGACGTGACAACCCAAGACAGAGAGTCCTGGCGCAGAAAGACAAGAAGAGCCGACCCCAAATGA